One genomic region from Nymphaea colorata isolate Beijing-Zhang1983 chromosome 12, ASM883128v2, whole genome shotgun sequence encodes:
- the LOC116265845 gene encoding uncharacterized protein LOC116265845 — protein MKHLSSGIIFSVLGVYLNPDFCIRRFQYDELNVELSSLCKPNVCLGDFNSVRDISQKTGRPPALWPCILFNNFIASNQFVEIHDPDTKFSWSNKREGPANVQSLIDHCFVFHDWWDCREWNFSLRILPHTSYDHNPIVMAAERNHIFTCGKSVFRYFNYWEQFPQCTKLIADCWPHHVAGCPMVRFVSKLQLVRDKLREWSKQDPNDLVRIIKRLRVQVGVAQNLMDRGDLSAFSHEIKLRLTLIKLIKMDEERLRQKARVRWMREGDSNSKFFHAMAKGRQRRNHIRTIMDGERVISDMDEIFASCTTYFKDLLTDNAVLRATTAGPDGFNNHFYQSYWSIIGPDVSLAVKEFFRSGRMVKGINKTHIVLLPKEEGACTMDKFRPISLCNSILKFLTRIMVLRMRPILSRILHRNQVAFFMGRSIQDSFLLSQEVVHLLAHSKSKDACVKIDLSKAYDRVNWQFLKNNLKLLGFCSNWTKHIMTVVSTLSSALLINSKEGSWFFTARGLRQGDPLSPYLFIVTMEILNRSMLAYLHLGKIRGRKVSALSSVHSSFYADDVLVFIEGRKKFFLGLKDCFLEFKACSGLKVNLNKTFVYFFNLSDFECNRLCAITGWKRDFLPVMHLGLTLQYQAITESPCQHIVMKVNQKLAGWKQKLLSYAERLCLVKHVLTSIPSYWMMVLWIPLSTCHQIEKLCSGFIWGDDLGVKGAHLISWNALCKPKVEGGVGLRRMVDINRANFYFLRVKAITQDSLWVDLVRAKYLTKKSMWQYKLSGSESSLWKRVIKCWQLIESQVHWRVNNGFRVKFWHNRWNGVIISNMISPTSWTLIQDTMNCTIKELFADRATYVHMFLESMSIPIHLRMLEDSRQDTLEWVDCSAWPFGQAAR, from the exons ATGAAGCACCTAAGTTCTGGCATAATTTTCTCTGTTTTAGGGGTGTACCTCAATCCGGATTTCTGTATCCGTAGGTTCCAATATGATGAGCTCAATGTGGAGCTTTCTAGCTTATGTAAGCCCAACGTATGCTTAGGCGACTTCAATTCGGTGAGGGACATATCACAGAAAACTGGAAGACCCCCAGCTCTTTGGCCTTGCattcttttcaataattttattgcCTCCAACCAATTTGTGGAAATTCATGACCCCGACACTAAGTTCTCTTGGTCTAACAAGAGAGAGGGGCCTGCTAATGTGCAAAGTTTGATTGATCACTGCTTTGTCTTCCATGACTGGTGGGACTGCCGGGAATGGAATTTCAGTCTTCGGATTCTTCCTCACACTTCTTATGACCATAATCCTATTGTTATGGCAGCTGAGAGAAACCATATCTTCACATGTGGCAAATCGGTCTTCCGTTACTTCAATTACTGGGAACAATTTCCTCAATGCACCAAACTTATTGCAGATTGTTGGCCCCATCATGTTGCTGGCTGCCCCATGGTTAGGTTTGTTTCTAAACTTCAACTTGTTAGAGATAAGCTTCGGGAGTGGTCTAAGCAAGACCCCAATGATCTGGTCAGAATTATTAAGAGACTCAGAGTGCAGGTAGGAGTGGCCCAAAACCTTATGGATAGGGGCGATTTGTCTGCATTCTCTCATGAGATTAAGCTTCGCCTCACTCTCATTAAGCTCATCAAGATGGATGAGGAGCGGCTGAGGCAAAAGGCTCGTGTGAGGTGGATGAGGGAGGGTGAttctaattcaaaatttttccatgCTATGGCTAAAGGCAGACAACGGAGAAACCATATCCGCACTATCATGGATGGAGAGAGGGTTATCTCTGACATGGATGAAATTTTTGCGTCCTGCACCACTTATTTCAAAGACCTGTTGACTGACAATGCGG TATTAAGGGCGACAACTGCTGGACCAGACGGTTTCAACAATCACTTTTATCAATCATACTGGTCCATCATTGGGCCCGATGTGAGCCTCGCAGTTAAGGAGTTTTTCCGGTCCGGGCGCATGGTTAAAGGGATCAACAAAACACACATCGTTCTTCTTCCCAAAGAAGAGGGTGCTTGCACTATGGACAAGTTTCGGCCTATATCACTTTGCAATAGCATTCTTAAATTCCTCACTCGTATTATGGTTTTACGCATGAGACCCATACTGAGTCGCATTCTTCATCGGAATCAAGTGGCTTTTTTTATGGGACGCAGCATCCAGGACAGTTTTTTACTCAGTCAAGAGGTGGTTCATTTACTTGCTCACAGTAAGTCTAAAGATGCGTGCGTTAAGATCGACCTTAGTAAGGCATATGACAGAGTGAATTGGCAGTTCCTGAAGAACAACCTTAAACTGCTAGGTTTTTGCTCCAACTGGACTAAGCATATTATGACTGTTGTTTCTACTTTGTCCTCTGCACTTCTCATTAACAGTAAGGAAGGATCATGGTTCTTCACGGCGAGGGGGTTGCGGCAAGGAGACCCCCTGTCCCCCTATCTGTTCATCGTTACGATGGAAATTCTTAATCGTAGCATGTTGGCTTATCTGCATTTGGGTAAGATTCGTGGCCGAAAGGTTAGCGCTCTTAGCTCTGTTCATTCCTCCTTCTATGCTGATGATGTCCTTGTTTTCATTGAAGGCAGGAAAAAATTCTTTCTAGGCCTTAAAGATTGTTTCCTTGAGTTTAAGGCTTGTTCGGGACTCAAAGTTAATCTCAACAAAACCTTTGTGTATTTCTTTAATCTTTCTGATTTCGAGTGCAACCGACTATGTGCTATCACAGGCTGGAAAAGAGATTTTTTGCCAGTTATGCATCTGGGTCTGACTCTTCAATACCAGGCCATCACAGAGAGCCCATGTCAGCACATAGTGATGAAAGTTAATCAGAAATTGGCAGGCTGGAAGCAGAAGCTGCTTTCTTATGCCGAAAGACTCTGCCTGGTTAAACATGTTCTGACATCTATCCCTAGCTATTGGATGATGGTCTTGTGGATTCCTCTGTCCACGTGCCACCAAATTGAAAAGTTGTGTTCAGGTTTCATTTGGGGGGATGATCTGGGGGTCAAAGGGGCACACCTTATTAGTTGGAATGCTCTTTGTAAACCAAAGGTGGAGGGTGGAGTAGGGCTTCGACGTATGGTGGATATCAATAGGGCTAATTTCTATTTTCTCAGGGTCAAAGCTATCACGCAGGACTCACTCTGGGTCGATCTCGTCAGGGCCAAGTATCTAACCAAAAAGAGTATGTGGCAGTACAAACTCAGTGGAAGTGAATCTAGCTTATGGAAGCGGGTGATCAAATGTTGGCAGTTAATTGAATCTCAAGTTCATTGGAGAGTCAACAATGGCTTTAGAGTCAAATTTTGGCATAACCGGTGGAATGGTGTCATCATCTCCAATATGATTTCACCTACTAGTTGGACACTAATTCAAGATACCATGAATTGCACTATTAAGGAGTTGTTTGCTGATCGGGCAACCTATGTTCACATGTTCCTTGAATCTATGAGCATTCCCATTCACCTCCGCATGCTTGAGGATAGCCGACAGGATACACTTGAATGGGTGGACTGCAGTGCCTGGCCATTTGGACAAGCTGCGAGATAG
- the LOC126410632 gene encoding uncharacterized protein LOC126410632, protein MAVKSPKRRSFSLNKSAGPANQANRFLALHSVPEREEGVNVEEGGTSSAPIPESTRRKSMQANEVCSEVVGHNRVCSKEANPAITKGPTSASILQGQQSAVSMAIDETHDLSIDVLVSHRKAPMEKKRQLKSKSTSSFKKRPNSHAQSEKLLADLYASCSDASLILPQSTDHSSFSATEARASPASEDLGDKDMSLPIYKEEKKIQLNAKDNNPTNGKLAGCSRESSALAGMQ, encoded by the coding sequence ATGGCTGTTAAAAGCCCCAAACGCCGTTCTTTTTCCCTGAACAAATCGGCTGGTCCAGCTAATCAAGCGAACAGATTTTTAGCACTTCATAGTGTGCCTGAGAGGGAGGAGGGTGTTAATGTTGAGGAGGGAGGGACTAGCTCTGCTCCTATCCCTGAGAGCACGAGGAGAAAATCAATGCAAGCCAATGAGGTCTGTTCGGAAGTCGTGGGACATAACAGGGTTTGTAGTAAAGAGGCGAATCCTGCCATAACAAAAGGGCCGACTAGTGCAAGTATCCTTCAAGGCCAGCAGAGTGCCGTTTCTATGGCTATTGATGAGACACATGATCTCTCAATCGATGTTTTGGTGTCTCATCGGAAAGCTCCAATGGAGAAGAAACGCCAGTTGAAAAGCAAATCTACCAGCTCATTTAAAAAGAGACCCAACAGCCACGCACAGTCAGAGAAGCTCCTCGCTGATCTATATGCCTCTTGCTCTGACGCAAGCTTGATCCTTCCTCAGTCCACAGATCACTCTAGCTTCAGTGCCACTGAAGCCAGGGCCTCCCCAGCTTCTGAAGATCTGGGTGATAAGGATATGAGTTTACCTATatacaaagaagagaagaaaatccaATTGAATGCTAAGGATAACAACCCTACCAACGGAAAGCTGGCGGGGTGTAGTAGGGAGAGTAGCGCTCTTGCTGGGATGCAATGA